The genomic interval GCCTTAGCCGTTCATTTATGGATAAACAATATATACAAAAATTATTAGATACATAAAAAATACCGAAGTGCCAAAATAGCTCTATACTTCAGGGATAGCATTTATAGTAAATTCTAATTCAAGACTTTCAAGTTTTTCTTTTGTCGGTACAGAAGTATTTTTATTCCAAGCTCTTGACTCATAATATGTTTCAAGAATATTATTAAAAGTTCCCCTGTCAACAATTGCTCCTTTGGCACTACCTACGGTAAAGGCATCTTTATAAAATCTTTCGGGAAGTATATCATCACTTTTATTAAATCCTTCACGAACATTAAACATTTTCTCTAAATTATAAATTCTTTCTCCTGCACGATTAAATTCTTCCTCTGTCCAATTAACACCAGTGATAGCCGATAAAAAATGCCTGTAATGCAATTCATCACGATACCAATCGCTTGCAAAATTACATGCACCAATTGAATCTCTTAATGCAAGACCATTTTGTGCATCTGTTGAGCCACCATTCATATGACAAGCCCCACGATTACATGTTACATAAGAAATTCCAAACCATGGATACGTAGCCTGAACATTCCATGCAGCAAGTTCGTGTCCTTTTACATGAATAGCAAATTCTTCGGAACCTTTTCCAATGAGTTCAGACAGTGCTTTAACTCCATTTGTAGCTAATTTTCCAATACCCTCCTTTTTACAGATTTTATGTATCATTTGAATTGTTGTATCAACATTACCCCATGCAAGTTCAATACCATCAAGAAATTTCAAATCAATAATCTTTTTTTCATAAGCTTCAATTAAAAACCCTATTGTATTTCCTGTCGAAATAATATCAATACCGTAATCATCACAAATAGTTATACATTTATTTAATCCTGCCAAATCAGAGATAAGCAGGTTAGCTCCAAGCATTGTTCCTGTTTCATATTCAGGTGCGTCATGAACAATTCCGCCATATGCTCCTTTTGCATAACCACTTTTTTTACAAGCTAACTGGCAACTATAACAAGCAAAATCACGAGTCCATATTTCTTTTCTTGATGCTATAGCTCCTATTTTTTTAATTTCTTCATAAGTTCCTTCGCGATAATTTTTAACAGCCTGATAACCACTATTACTCGCATATTCAAGTGCATTAGCAGTTCCTCCTTCTCTCCATGTTCTTCTTTCTTCAGTATCTTCAGCAAATGATTTTCTTATTTCTTCTAATAAAAAAAGATATTTTTTATGATTTTTTATATCCGGCATTTTTGTACCTTTTATTGCTATAGCTTTTAAGTTTTTCGAGCCCATAACACAACCCGTACCTCCTCTTCCGGCAGAACGCGCTGCTGTATTGATAATACAAGCCATAGGAATTAAATTTTCACCTGCAGGTCCTATATAACATGATTCAAATTGTCTGTCTCCTAATTCTTCAATAATTTTTTTATCAAATTCGTCAGTTCCCATTCCCCAGAACTTTTTCGCATCTCTTATCTCAACTTTTTCATCTTCAATTACAATATAAACCGGCGATGATGCTTTACCGCTTATAACAATTCCGTCATAACCTGCAAATCGTATCTCTGGACCAAAAAATCCTCCCATATTTGAATAACTAAGCGTAGAAGCATTTTTGTAATTTGACTTTTTTGGGGAAGTACGCGGTGATTTTGTAACTACACATATTCTTGATGATGATGGAATTGGAAAACCACAAAACGGACCCGGCATAAACATAAGTGGATTTTCAGGTGATAAGGGGTCAATACCAGGAGTTTTTAACCTGTCCCAAAGAATTTTCATTCCTAATCCTCTGCCTCCAATAAATTTTTTAATATCATCTTTTGGAATTGTTTTTCTTTCAATTGTTCCTGTTGAAAGGTCTATATCAAGGATAATTCCATCGTATCCATATATTGAATTTTCCATTTTTAATTATTTAAATCAATATTATAAAAACGTTCATAAAGAACTTGTGCAATTTTATCAGCAGATAATCCGAAAAACTCCCTGCTATTATCAACTTTAATATAAGTTAATGCTTCATAAGTACAATATTTTACACATTGTGGGTCACCATTGCATAAATTACATATTCGTTCAGGTTTACCTGTATCAGGATTAGAAATAATTGTTCCTGTTCTTAGATTTTTACATGCTTTAGCACATTGTCCGCAACCAATGCATCTTTCAATATCGTTCCTTATAGTATTATTTTTTTCATCACGAAATAATGCTTTTCTTCCGGTAAATAAATCAGGGGGAACAGGACAAGCAGTAATACAAGGAGCATCGTCACATAAATTACAAATAACAGGAATATCAACATCAGGATTATAATGATGAATTCTTATGTTAGATAAATTGGGATTTCCCGGTCCATCTAATAATCCTCCGTTGACTTCAATTTTGTTGTTATAAGAAGAACAAACGGCTTCACATGTCCGACATCCTGTGCATTTATCAAAATCCACTACTATTGCTTTTATTACTTTATCTTCAGGACTTGAATGAAAAATAAAACCAAATGTTCCTACAATTATAGCACTTCCGCCTGCAATAGTTAGATTTTTTAGAAATTCTCTTCTCGAATGTTTATTTTCTTTTTTATCTATTTGTTCCATAATAAAAATTATTTTTTATTTCCGGCTGTAAAAAAATAAAATAGTATAGAACCTAAAACAATATATACTGCCAGATTATAATCAAATGCCGTTCTTAACATTATTATCTGATATCCACAAACAAGGCAAAGAATTAATGCTGAAATAACAGTTAGTTTAGCATCAGCAAAAAAGCCACCTACAAATAATAATAAACTAAAAATGATGAACAATAAAGCAATATAAAAACTCATACTTGAGAAATTAAATGCTTTGAAAGTTTCAAAATAAACGGTTAAAGCAAAAAGCAGAATCGCTATGCGAAACAACCATATTGCAAATGGAAATAAAAATTTTATTGGTTTCATACTAAAATAAGTTAGGTAATAAATAAATTTTATCAAATCAAATATTAAAAAAAAATATTTAAAAACCTATTTAAATTATAATATACTAATACTAATTAGTATGTTTAATGAGATGATGCTTTAAAAAATTGAGACACACGACCGTGTGTCTGTTCGTGTATTATAAAATAAAGATTCAATCTTTGTTTTAGTGATTATTGGTTTTCAAGAATATGATTAAAATAATATAATTCATAATGCTATTGGATTGGATTCAATCTTTGTGTTAAGATACACAGTCGTGTGTTTATTCTTGGTTGAGACACACGGCCGTGTGTCTGTAACTATTTATATGGGTTTTTTTCGGTAATAATGTGGACTAATAATCTATTTAATTATCTTAACAGTCTTACGATAATGTTTCCCTTCAATTTTAATATAATAAATTCCTATGGGAAGGTCAGAAAAGGAATGTTTAATATAATGATAACCTTCATTATAAAAATCATTAGTAATATTTTGAATTTCAGAACCTAAAAGATTATATAAACTAATATTTATTTTTTCATTATCCGGTATATAAAATTTTATAGTAGCAAAATCATTTACAGGGTTAGGGAAAACATCAAGCTTAATATCATTAACAGTATCTTTTATTATAGAAGACTGTTGATAAACTAAATCAATGTTTTTAATATTACTTTTTGTTTCAGTAAATATTAGTGTAAGGAAAATAATTATAAATGTTATTGAGAGTATATGATTTTTCATAATAATATTAAAAGTTTAATGAGCCGGCTTAACAACACCGGCCCATTTTAAATTTAGAGAAATTAAACTACTACTTTTGCACTAATATATAATGATGCAATAATTGTGCCATTTTAATTTTACTATAATTAGTGTTTTTCCATAATGTCTCGTAATTCCGCAGGATGTTAGTTTTGTTTTTCAAATTAATATTGTGCTTCCTGCGGTTATCCTGTTGATTATCAACACCCCCGATTAAAATCGGGGGCTATTCTTATTTTATCACTACGTGATATTTTATTCAATTTTCAGACTCTATAGACAAATTATAATTATAGCTTACTATTGATTTTATTTTTCCGGCTCATCATCAACAGTTATTATAATTTTAATTGTTTGATTATCACCATCACTATCATGTATTTTTACTTTTTTAATAACTTTACTTTTTTTAGATACCGAGTCAATATCATTAGAATCATCACTTATAAAAATATTATTATCATCAATTACAATTATTTTCATTTTTTCACCTTTATCATCACTGGAATAGGAAAATGAGTAGCTTGATGATTTTGAAACATCATCTAATTCCAAATCATCCATAATATCAAAATCTATATCTATATCAATATCAAGATTTTCTAAAATTGAATCTACAATATTTTCGATATCGCTTGTAATTTGAAATTCATCAATAATAATAGATGTATCAATTTCTGTTAAATTACCTTTATCCTTTTTAAGGATTTTAATTTTAATTTTTTTACCTGTATTATCGCTGTCTTGTGCTAAAACGCTGTAGCTAAAAGAATAACAAATGATTAGTAATAAAACAGTAAAAACTTTGAATAATGTAATTTTTTTCATTTTAAATAGTTTTAAGGATTAGTATTAATTCACAAACTCCCAATCTACTCGTAATCAATAAAGTACTATATATATCAAATGCAACAAACAACTGGAATAATGTCTGCCTGTCGGCAGACAGGGAAAGATGCCTGTCTGCCGATAGGCAGGGAATAATGGAATGGTCGAAAGTCCAATTATTCCAAAATTCCAAAATACAGGGAATTATTACATTTCGGTACTGTATTTATAACTTGTTGATTTTCGAACATAGCTTGAGATATTTATAATTGAAACAAATTTATAACAGTTTGTGTATTAACATAGTTAATGTATGGTTAAAAAGTGTTAAAGAAAGGTTAAAGTTAATTTTTGACTAATTATATTTTATATCTTTGACAAGATGAATAAAAAGTGGATTTTTATATTAATATTATTAATATGTATTTCTTTAACAGGAATAATTAGCGTTCAATATTACTGGATAAGAAATGCTATAAAAGTGAAAGAAGTTCAATTTGATTATAATGTAAAAAATGCATTAAAAAATGTTGTTAAAAAACTTGAAACAAATGAAACTGCATTTTATATAAAACAATATTACAGTAGCTTTTCACACAATAAAGTACAAAAAATAACTACGAAAGATAAAAAAAATGATATATTTAATAAAATCATAATTGATACATCAAAAAACAATATCAGAATAAACATTAATTTTAATACGGATAATGGTTCCCGAATATT from Bacteroidales bacterium carries:
- a CDS encoding 4Fe-4S dicluster domain-containing protein — translated: MEQIDKKENKHSRREFLKNLTIAGGSAIIVGTFGFIFHSSPEDKVIKAIVVDFDKCTGCRTCEAVCSSYNNKIEVNGGLLDGPGNPNLSNIRIHHYNPDVDIPVICNLCDDAPCITACPVPPDLFTGRKALFRDEKNNTIRNDIERCIGCGQCAKACKNLRTGTIISNPDTGKPERICNLCNGDPQCVKYCTYEALTYIKVDNSREFFGLSADKIAQVLYERFYNIDLNN
- a CDS encoding aldehyde ferredoxin oxidoreductase family protein, yielding MENSIYGYDGIILDIDLSTGTIERKTIPKDDIKKFIGGRGLGMKILWDRLKTPGIDPLSPENPLMFMPGPFCGFPIPSSSRICVVTKSPRTSPKKSNYKNASTLSYSNMGGFFGPEIRFAGYDGIVISGKASSPVYIVIEDEKVEIRDAKKFWGMGTDEFDKKIIEELGDRQFESCYIGPAGENLIPMACIINTAARSAGRGGTGCVMGSKNLKAIAIKGTKMPDIKNHKKYLFLLEEIRKSFAEDTEERRTWREGGTANALEYASNSGYQAVKNYREGTYEEIKKIGAIASRKEIWTRDFACYSCQLACKKSGYAKGAYGGIVHDAPEYETGTMLGANLLISDLAGLNKCITICDDYGIDIISTGNTIGFLIEAYEKKIIDLKFLDGIELAWGNVDTTIQMIHKICKKEGIGKLATNGVKALSELIGKGSEEFAIHVKGHELAAWNVQATYPWFGISYVTCNRGACHMNGGSTDAQNGLALRDSIGACNFASDWYRDELHYRHFLSAITGVNWTEEEFNRAGERIYNLEKMFNVREGFNKSDDILPERFYKDAFTVGSAKGAIVDRGTFNNILETYYESRAWNKNTSVPTKEKLESLELEFTINAIPEV
- a CDS encoding T9SS type A sorting domain-containing protein, encoding MKNHILSITFIIIFLTLIFTETKSNIKNIDLVYQQSSIIKDTVNDIKLDVFPNPVNDFATIKFYIPDNEKINISLYNLLGSEIQNITNDFYNEGYHYIKHSFSDLPIGIYYIKIEGKHYRKTVKIIK